DNA from Mycolicibacterium alvei:
AATTGGCACGGCTCCTCGACATCGATTCCGCACTGGTCACGACCATCGTCGACCTTCGAAACCAACTTCTCTGTACCGCTGACCCGGCACTACAGGCACTCGCTCCCCTGTGTGACATCGAGGATGTTGGCGACTTCGTGGCTGCCTTGGACGATCTCGCCGTGCCCACCGCGTCGAGCACGAGTCAGTTAGCGGCGTGGCAAACGGATCTTGAGCAGCTGCGCGACTCATGGGCCGAATTCGATCAAACCGTCGATCGCGCCGGACTCACTTGGGCAGCATTCAAGTTATTCTGCTCGCGGCAGCAACGCGGCGACGACCTTGCCCCGGGCGTACGGCTGCTGACAATCCACAAATCTCAAGGTCGCGAATTCAGGGCAGTCGCGATCGTCGGACTAAATGATGGACAACTCCCTGACTTTCGGGCCCAGACTCCCGACGAACAGCTTGCCGAACTACGCACCTTCTATGTCGCTGTGACGCGTGCGCGTCGTGCATTGCTCATCACACGTTCCAAATCAAGGTCAACCCGTTACGGCAGCCGGCGGTCAATCCCCTCCCCCTTTCTTGAATACCTGGATCTGCCAACGTCGCGGAAATAGCGTTCCCTGAGAAGGCGGGGCCACGCGGAATTGTTGCTTATCCGCGTGTGCGCCGGAATGACGGTCGTGGCTGCTGCGGCATGGCCCGAAGACCAGCATCCACGTCGCCAACGATTCCGCCGAGCTTCGTATCGACGTCGTGACACTTCCGGCACTCTCAAGTCTTTCTGGATTCTGTCCTGCACTCTCATTTCTTCGCGGACGAATCCATTCAGATCGATCCGGAACTAATTGACAGTGGCCAGCTCACAGCACTGCCGCACTCTCAACCAGTCGCGGATCGGACATCCGATCCGGAACTAGTTGAGAACAATCCGATTCCGCTCTGCTTTCCGGAGCGGTTTTGATCCGCGGTGGCCGCTTGGTTGGCGTGCTCGCTAGGTGCATCCGCGATGATCTGACAGCATCTCGGACTCAGCACCTCGGCCTGTCCGTGACCACCCGGGAGCGCCGGACATGCACTCTCGCGACGGGATCGAAGCCCTCGGGATGCTCTACATAATCGTCACAGTGACGTATCTGTGCGGTGTCGCTGGATGCAGCTGTCGGCGTCTGTGCGGCCGAATCATCCTCCTGTGTAGGGGTTTCCGGGTTCGGAAGCCAGCCGTCGAAGTTGTCTGGTATGCCGACGTCTGGGCAACTGGCCGAACCGGCGACGAAGTCGGAATCAGTCGCCTTGAGAGCCATTGCACGAAGTCGCCGTTAGATATCGCGCCTTCAATCATGCTGTCAACGACAGCGTCCCGTGCAGCGCGTTGTTGTGGCCGATTGCTCGGTGATCATCGCGGTGGACCGGAACGCGCAGCGCCTGGAGCTGGCCAAGGAACTCGGCGCCACGCACACCGTCCTCGCCGAGACCGGCAATCCAGCGGAGGAAGTACGCAGGATCACCGGGAGGGGCGTTCAGTATGCGGTGGAGACCACCGGCGTTCCGTCCGTATTCACCACAATGACGGAGTCGCTCGCTCCCCGTGGCGTGGCAGGCGTATTGGGTGCGGCAGCACTGGGTACCAGCGCCTCGCTGGACATCGGGTCGCTGCTGCCGATGGGATCACCATCAAAATGATCACTGAGGGCGATTCCGTCCCGTCGGTGTTCATCCCTCAGCTCATCGAACTGCACCGGTCCGGCCGGTTCCCGTTTGATCGACTGATCAAGACCTACTCATTCGACCGCATCAACGAAGCCTTCGAGGACTCCGCCAACGGAAGCACCCTGAAGCCGGTCGTGCTCTTCACCTGACTGATGGTGTTCCGGGCATCGCTCGATTTGCCCTGGTTTGTAGGCTTCGAACATGCCGTTCAATGCCGGTGACGTCTTTGCCGGGTACACCATTCAGCGGCTCCTCGGCGCCGGTGGCATGGGCGAGGTCTACCTGGCCCAGCATCCGCGCCTTCCCCGTCTGGATGCGCTCAAGATCCTTTCGGTGAACACCACGCGCGATGATGAGTTCCGCGCCCGGTTCACCCGAGAGGCGGAGTTGGCCGCAACGTTGTGGCATCCGCACATCATCGGGGTGCACGATCGTGGAGAGTTCGACGGCCGGTTGTGGATCTCGATGGACTATGTCGAGGGCACCGACGCCAAGCACTTGATCGAGCAGCACCCGACGGGGATGCCCATCCAGGATGTGGTGGAGATCGTGACGGCCGTCGCCGAAGCCCTCGACGTCGCGCATGAACGGAACCTGCTGCACCGCGATGTCAAACCGGCCAACATCCTGGTCACCCCGCCGTCGGGAAGTGCCCGGCGACGCATACTGCTCACCGATTTCGGCATCGCCCGGGAAGCCGACGACACGAGTGGCCTCACCGAGACCGACGTGGCCATCGGTACCGTCGCGTATGTAGCGCCAGAACAGCTCACCGGGAAGACTCTCGACGGCCGAGCAGACCAGTACGCCCTGGCTGCGACCGCTTTCCATTTGCTGACCGGTACGCCTCTCTTCGACGACGCCAATCGCATCGTCCTGGCCGGCAACCACCTCTACACACCTCCTCCCCAGCTGTCCGAGCGGCGTGCCGACCTCGCGCATCTCGACGCCGTCATGGCGAAGGCGCTCGCGAAGCAACCCGATAAGCGCTACGCGCGGTGCCTGGACTTCGCCCGCGCGCTGGGCGGAAGTACTGACCTGTCGACCGCGCCCGAACCGGTGCCGGTGCAGAATCCGGAGCCAACGCCGCGTGATGCAGGTGGGCACACCGCCCCGTTGGAGACCCCCGACCACCGCGCGCGGAGCAGCTCATCGGAGACCAAGCGGTTGGCCATGCTGACAATCCTGGGCACTGCCCAGGGGGTGCAGAAGCAACCGTCCGGACCTGACGGCGACGAGGAGGTCTGGACGTTCCGTGTGGAGCGATACGAGTCGACCGGTGAAGCGCACACCGTCGTGCCGGTCGAGCTACGCGGCAATTCCATTACGGGCGAACTCTCCGACGGGGATGTGGTGG
Protein-coding regions in this window:
- a CDS encoding zinc-binding dehydrogenase, whose protein sequence is MQRVVVADCSVIIAVDRNAQRLELAKELGATHTVLAETGNPAEEVRRITGRGVQYAVETTGVPSVFTTMTESLAPRGVAGVLGAAALGTSASLDIGSLLPMGSPSK
- a CDS encoding aryl-alcohol dehydrogenase; its protein translation is MITEGDSVPSVFIPQLIELHRSGRFPFDRLIKTYSFDRINEAFEDSANGSTLKPVVLFT
- a CDS encoding serine/threonine-protein kinase, encoding MPFNAGDVFAGYTIQRLLGAGGMGEVYLAQHPRLPRLDALKILSVNTTRDDEFRARFTREAELAATLWHPHIIGVHDRGEFDGRLWISMDYVEGTDAKHLIEQHPTGMPIQDVVEIVTAVAEALDVAHERNLLHRDVKPANILVTPPSGSARRRILLTDFGIAREADDTSGLTETDVAIGTVAYVAPEQLTGKTLDGRADQYALAATAFHLLTGTPLFDDANRIVLAGNHLYTPPPQLSERRADLAHLDAVMAKALAKQPDKRYARCLDFARALGGSTDLSTAPEPVPVQNPEPTPRDAGGHTAPLETPDHRARSSSSETKRLAMLTILGTAQGVQKQPSGPDGDEEVWTFRVERYESTGEAHTVVPVELRGNSITGELSDGDVVEVSGPWDDRTLFADSVVNHSAGTRGRRRALASRPVRITLILAVIATTVAASVLLIRGSGSSSHSSPGPIVTPTSATVFSPGGAPDHPDQAGLAIDGNPDTSWPTDIYQDAAPFPAFKEGVGLLLHLPSPAALSEVTIDVPSTGTEVQVRAADSAHPNSLSDTTELTPNMVLQPGENTITVDNETETSNVVVWISKLGTLDGQSRTSISEIMLRATGD